Genomic segment of Bacteroidales bacterium:
TTAAAAGCCGAAAGCAACAGGGCCAAACTGAGCACTGCGGGAATTATTGTTTTTAGTTTTTTCATAATACTTGTTTTTACTTGGTTTTAACTAAACTTAAAAAAACAGGCCCGGCCAAAAATGGCCAGGCACTTGAATTTCATTTAAATATCGATGTCTATATCAAGCTCCCATCCTTTTCTGTAAGGACGTTTGATATATTCCTGAGCTGCTTGTTTGGCGTTGAACGTTTTATATTTGGTATCGAAACGTGGGTCACCCTGTATAACTCTGAAATCGTCGCTTTCAACTACACGAAGTTCGTCGTCGTCATCGATGTTGGTGAACTCCATGTTTTTACCATCCCAGTGCAACTCGCGTCTGAGACTTTGCAGACGGTTTGCTACAGTGCCCATAACTACCATCTCGTTCAACGGACCGGCATAGTCAAAGTTGG
This window contains:
- a CDS encoding gfo/Idh/MocA family oxidoreductase, translating into NFDYAGPLNEMVVMGTVANRLQSLRRELHWDGKNMEFTNIDDDDELRVVESDDFRVIQGDPRFDTKYKTFNAKQAAQEYIKRPYRKGWELDIDIDI